The stretch of DNA CTCCACCTATAAGGATTGTGGATGCCTATAGGCAATTCTCTCACAAAATTGTTTATCATAAATAAAATAGCCACGGAATTTGTTTTTCTGCTTAATTTTTAGGTATTCATCTATAGAGTTGCACTCTTCCATCATAATGTCATCAATGTCAAGGTTTGGAACCATGCTTGCCAGTAGCTTGGCATCGTCTAATCTTACTATTTTTCCAACAATGGCCACATGCATGGCACCGTCAATCAATATTTTATCCAGCCCTGTCAAGAATTGGGTAGCTCCAAACAAGTTTATTCCCAGCGACCTTCCCTCTCTGTATATTTTAGTAATTGCTGCTTTACCGTGAGAGTTTGTTATGAAGTTTTGAATTTCATCAATGAAGAAAAAGACTGGAATTTTATACTTGAATGCTACTTTTATCGCCCAATCAACAATCATTTTAAAAATAAGGTTCTCTTCTTCATGGGTTAAATCAGAATTCTGAGAAAAGTCTATAATATTGATTCTTTTGGGAGTTATGTGTTTGAAAAAGTTTTCATCTGGGGAAAATAGCTTATCCTTTTTCAACCTATCCATTGTTTCTTCTATCCTCATGTATGTCCTTGATGGGCTTTCTGGGTTTTTCTCATGTTTTAATGCAATTTCTAAAACTTTATCAGGGTCTCTAATGCCTTCAATATCCCATATTCTTTTTAATCTTTCCCCATGCAGTGTTCCAGTTCCAACATTTGTTAGGTTTTCCAAAAATGCATAGTTTATACTGCTGTATTTTATCTTTGCATCTACAACTTCAGTTTTCCAGCCGTTATCTGCTTTTATGTGGTTTAAAGGTCTTCTTGGCCTAAATACAAATCTAGTAACTGGGTATGCTTTGGGTTCTAATCCAAAGTAACCCAAAATAGAATGTGTCCCAGAAAATCTTGTGTATTTTCCTAAAACATTAGGCATTCCCATTGCAAAATCTCCAGGGCTTCCATAAAAGTGAGGATATTTTTTTATTTGTTGGACATACCATTCTATGTATTTCCATGTCTTTTCCCCATATTTTTTCATACATTCTGCTCGGGAGTATTTTTGGGTTTCAATATAATAAATTTCTTTAATTTTTTCAGCTTTTGAAACGTCAATTTTTCTTTCAAAAACAAAGATTAGTGGATAAATCCCTTTTTCGGTGTATGCTGTCCATATTGCTTCTATCATTCCTCTCATGACGGTAGTTTTTCCAAATCCTGAACCTCCAATAAACAACGTGTGGTTTGCTTCTTCTGTTTTTATTGATAGTTTTCTTAGAGTTCTGTCCCCATACTTTCTCCAACCCAATGCCTTTCCTCTACCAAGATATATTTGCACTTCCATACTCATCACTTTGTAACACTTAAAAAATAGAATTTTTATTTATTCTGCTTTATTTTCAAAAATGAGGATTTCTTAACTAAATGGTGAATAAAAAAATATATAGCACCGTGTAACACTTGAAGAAAAAAGCAATTAAAATTCATTCATAATGGGCATTCGTGCCTCTTTATATATCTTCTTAAAATCATCCCTAATGCACATACTCCCACCACAGCAATCCCTAACGCTGTAAAAATAGCATTCCATCTTTTATTTTCAGCTTTTTCCTTCTCTATGGATTCTTCTAATGTTGAATTTGAACTTTTAATTATCAAATCATTTATCAAATCTCTATACTGCTTATTCTGTTCTTTTAACATATCTCTTTCAGCTTTTAGCATTGTTATTTCATTTTTCAACTTGCTAATGTTCTTCTGCAATTCAATATTCTTTTTCTTGTAAGTTATCAGCTCTGATAGTTCTTTATTCTTTTTATGAAGTTCTTTTTGTAACCTTGTGATGTTTCTTTGGAGTTCTGCTATGAGAGCTTGATATGCCTTTACCATATTTGCATCATAAACAATAACTGCAGTTTGGTTCTCTATGATGATTTTGTGTATTATTGTAAGGTTGTCTTCTTTTGTGGCACTGCTAATATTGAGTATGTAGTAAGTTACTGTTTTTCCATTAGCAGTTATGTTTTTTGGATAGCAAGTGTAATAGGTTCCAGTTTCTGGATTATATACTACAATTGAATTAGCATAGGCACTACTCAATAGAACCAGTATTAAAATAGCCATAATTCTTTGTATCATACTCTCAACCTTTTAGCCACCAAATAGACCTTTAATCTTGCAGTATCCATTATCTCTGCTAACTAAAATGTATCCCATCAAATCACCAGCAGAGTGTCCCTTCCCAAAGTATAACTTAAATGCCCAGTAATAGTTTCCATTTTCAGAATATTCCTCAATATCCTCTGCCTTTATGTGTAAGTGATAATTATACTTGTCTAATCCGTATTCTTTCTCCTTTTTTTCTAAGTATTCTTTGGCTTTTTTATAAGCATCAAAGGCAGATACAGGATACTTTTTTGGTGGTGTTGATAGGACCACAAAAGAGCCATCTGAGTAACGTATAGTATTGTTAATTATGACATATCCCTTAGGAGGATAGCCAAATTCTAAAAGCTTCTCTTTTATTATCTCCTCATCACTATGTTGCATTTCCAAAATAGCAAAAGAAACTAAGAAAGTGATTAAAAAAGCAAAAAAGAGTATTCTCTTCATAATCTCACTTATGTTGTTATGTTGTATGCTCCCTCACTTGGGATTCTGTATTCAGTTCCATTATACATTATATCTAAATAGTAATACATTACAGTGGCATTTTCATTAGCTGGAACTTCAACAACTGTTGGCAATGTGATGTTAGATACTTCTTTAACTTTTGTGAAGTTAATATTATTAAATGATGCAAAGACTTGTATCAAATCAACAGTGATATTTTCCTTGGCATTAATAGAAATCAAAACAGCATTTGTTGCATTGCCATAAACAGCACTTGCATCAAATGAGATTTCCTCAATACCTGTTGAATTATCCGTTATGTTTGTAGCAGTTTCATTAATAGTTCCATTAATTGTTGAGTTATCTGCAGTTGTAGTATTCTCTGTATGATTTTTTAGAAAATCTAAAAGAAAGCCCCCATTTCCAGAATCTTTATGCATTAAAAAAGCTCCAGCCACTACAAGAATAAAAGCTATAATTAGTCCTATTGTAATGTTACGCTCCATTTTCATCACCTTTTATTTTTAGTTTCCTCTTCTAATGCTTTATTTACTAACTCATCTAATAACTTTAAGACATTCTCTTTTAATTTGTCTCTAATTTCTTTAGAATTCAAATTTCCAGCTTTTTTCAATATTTTTCCTAACATTATTATATCCTCAGCCAAATATTCATCAGCATATTTAAAACATAGCCTTGGAAAAAATGTAGGCAACTCTTCTTCTTCAAAACTATCCATATATTTATGATTTTTTTCACTCATAGTTAGCTCCTCTTTTTCTTTTTTGATGATTTTTTAGATTTGGATTTAGCTTTGAATTTAACCAACTTATACTGCCCCTTTTTATTCCCTTTTACAATCCGTGTATATTCCCCTTTCCCAAGTGAAAATGTATATAACGTCTCTCCATTAGCCATTTTAACCACCTGTAATGTTTATTGTCTCATTAACAGTAGAGTTTGTTGAATTGTTAATCAAATCATTGAGAAGGTTCAGAGGAATTGCATGTGAGTTTATAGGAATGTGGGATAAAATAAGCTCTTTTATGGTTTCAAGATAGCCAAAATGCATTAATGCTAAAAAAATCACTGATGCTATTAGTATCCACTTCAAGTTCCTCAAAAAGAATGCAATTGCTAAAACTACCAAAATCTCAAACCAATGTTGTTGTAATAAGCTAAAAATAGAACTTACATCCATTTCACCCACCTTAATCATCACCTTTAGCAAGATAACCAATTATAACTCCAGCCCCAATTCCTAACATGATTTTAGAAACTTCTAAGATTATCCTCCCAACGTCTTGTGTGTAATATAGCATTATTAGAATAGAAAGAATAATCACTGCAACAGCATCCCCTAAACCCCAATCTCTGCTTGCTATTTTCCATACGCATAAAAGTATAATAAAAGTAGGAACCCCCCAAGCTAAAACATCGTTATTAATATCTAAAATATGTCCAATCTGCTCTATTTGATTCTTATATGCAAAACAAAGTAAAAAAGTAAGTATAGAAGCTATAATTTGTTGTATCACCACATCAAACCACCTGTTTTATGTTGTCAGTCCTGGAATATGAGGGATTAATGTTAAATACTTTCCAAATGTTGCTATTGTCGCCCCAAGCCATGCGAAGAGGATAAGTTCATCATCCCCTGTCTCAGGGGCTAATATATATAAACTTAATAATGCTGCAACAACTAAGTTTGCTGGGCTCATAGAACCAACATTAAGAGTTATTGTTCCACTTACAAGCCATAACATTCCAAAAAAAGCTATTAACATCCCTATAAACGTCATTGCATACTTTCCATACTCACTTTTTCCACCATAAGTGCTATACAACTGATTAAATACCTCCATTGAATCCACTGCCTTGTCCAATAACTCTACAACAATAATCACTAAAAGAGGAACACTCGCAAATGCAGAAACTACTTCATTAAACGTCACTGACTGCTGAGCTCCATAATAAAACACTGCTCCCATACCAATAGAAAATGCAACTGCTTTTAATAGCTTTAATTTAAAATCTGTCTTTTCATTAGCTCCATTAGCCATAAAAAACACCTCCAAAAAATTTTATAAAAGAAAATTAAGAAAAAAGAGCATTAGAGTAGTTTAAGCACTATAATAGCCCCTCCAACAACTAAAATAACAACTACTAAAATCAGAACCCAATCTGGAACCCAATCTATACCAAGCCCTGCCTTAAATTGTTGCCAAATATTTCCAAGTGTGCTCCCTGCTGAAAACCACATGCTTGGCTCATACTTTGCTGAATCCTCATGTATCTTCCCTGCCTGCCCTTCTAATGCCTCTGCTTGGTTATCTAATCCAATTAACCTATATTCTGCAGCTTGCCTATAATAGTCCCCTTCCATTTCATAGTTTTGTGCAAGATAGAAGTCTGTCCTAATCATGTTAGGGTCTGCTGTTGATTTCATATCTTTTAAGTAGTCAATAGCTTTTTCATAACAACTTATTGCTTTTTTAGCATCTTCATAAGCTTTTTCATTAGTCTTATACCTATCCAAGCTTGCTTCAACTTGTGCTTTCTTTTCCATAAGTTCATTTATCATCATGTCAGCTTTTTGCTGTATTAACTGAATATCTTCAGTAGAAACTTTTCCATCGCTAAGCAAGCTCTCTATTTCTTTCATTCTCTCGTCATTTCCAGCCAATTTAATATTATCCAATACTGCAATATGTGGTTTTATAACTAACCATATTGGCTCTGAACCACATTCATCCTCAACTTGCCCAAACAACACGAAATATACCTCATATCCTACAGTATCATTCTCTTTTGTATAATACAACGACAGTATTGTTTCATCCTTCCTGATTCCCATTTCTCCAAAGCTACCTTTTGATAAATCCCCAATAGACCCTACTCCATCAGCTCGAATTCTCATACCTATTGATGCATAGTCATCTGAAATTGTTACTGGAACTGGTTCAAGGTTATCTGGCTCTCCAATTAGACAGAATCTATACTGGGCTGTGGATTGATATACATGGCATGGAGTAGCCCAAACTCTTCCTACAAAGTTTGAAACAGCCCCATTTACATCAGTAGCATAAGCAATTAACTCATCCACATTAGAATATGCCGTAGGTAAGGAACCTTCAGCCCCATCTACGTGATAAGCTCCATTATTGATGTGGTTCCATGCTGATAGTGAAACCATTTTTATATCAATTGGAACGGTCTTATCATATTCAGCTCGCCATTCTGTAGTATCTGGCTTCCCATCCCCATCTGTATCTACTTCTACTTCCTCCCATTTGTATAATTTAGCCTCCCCTTCTATTTCTACAACCACTTGAAACTTCTTAACAGTGGCATTCATCAACTCCCTAAGTGTTTTTAAATCTGCTGAACCTTGTGCAGCTAATCTTGCCTTACCTAAGTAAGGGTCTGGCGTTTTTAATGTTAGATTCAATTCATATTTTGTTAGATATGAGTCAGGGTCATACTGCTCTTCCCCATCAGGTTCATCAGTGTGGGCATTAGGGTCTCTAAAAATCAAAGTATCTGTAAAGTCTTTCTCACTCCATTTTCTCCCATCGGAATCCACAAGGTATACTTTGATAGAATTTATTTCAACGTAAGATTGCTGTGGCAAAGAGCTTGGAATACTCTCAGTTAATATTATCTGAACAGGGAAAACAGAGAATCCATAAATCTTATCTGCTCCTTTCAGCTTCACATCTAAATCAGTAATACTCCCTGAGTTCTGCGTTTCATAACTTACTAAACTTGATTTAAGTTTATACTTAATTTCATTCAAATCAGCTGCAGATGCATTTTCAGAATACACTTTATAACCAGCTAAATACTTGTATCTGTAATCACTTGCCTTTGTTAAGTTTGTTACTTTCTCAGCCCCAGTATCCACCACTGCAGCCTCTTTGGAAGTGTTTAAATCCAGTTCCCCATCTGAAAAATAATCTATTGCAACTCCTGCAATTATTGCCCCTGCCACCACTGCAGCAACAATTGGTAAAATTCCCCTTTTTGATTTTAATTTCTTCTTAAAAAAGTTAAAAAACATTTTAACCACCTCTAAAAAAAGATTTTGAAAAAGAGAAAAGAATTATTTTCTTATTAAAGCATAAGCAATTCCACCAACTAAAAGAACTCCCACAATAGCTATTAGCCACAATGGAATGCTACTATCTCCTATTGCTATTGGAATTGTATTTTCGACTATTTTCAACACTACATTTCCTTCAAAGAGTAATCCATCTGTTTCAGAGTCATAGACTTTCAATATTAGTTGATAGCTGTCAAATATTGCATTTTTTGGAACTTCAAATGATATTTCTACTGTTTTATTCTCATTTGGAGATACTGCGAATGTTTTATTTATGCTCAAGTTTAACAAACCAGATTCCAATGTTGCATAATAGTATTTTACTTTTGAAGATGGATTAACAATTGAAAACTTAACTGTTGCTACCTGCCCTTTTCCAGCTTTAACTTCTTTTGTTATTAAAGTTATAGGCTCTACAATGTGTATTTCTTTATATGTCTTAGCACCATTTCCTTGAATC from Methanocaldococcus fervens AG86 encodes:
- a CDS encoding ATP-binding protein, translating into MEVQIYLGRGKALGWRKYGDRTLRKLSIKTEEANHTLFIGGSGFGKTTVMRGMIEAIWTAYTEKGIYPLIFVFERKIDVSKAEKIKEIYYIETQKYSRAECMKKYGEKTWKYIEWYVQQIKKYPHFYGSPGDFAMGMPNVLGKYTRFSGTHSILGYFGLEPKAYPVTRFVFRPRRPLNHIKADNGWKTEVVDAKIKYSSINYAFLENLTNVGTGTLHGERLKRIWDIEGIRDPDKVLEIALKHEKNPESPSRTYMRIEETMDRLKKDKLFSPDENFFKHITPKRINIIDFSQNSDLTHEEENLIFKMIVDWAIKVAFKYKIPVFFFIDEIQNFITNSHGKAAITKIYREGRSLGINLFGATQFLTGLDKILIDGAMHVAIVGKIVRLDDAKLLASMVPNLDIDDIMMEECNSIDEYLKIKQKNKFRGYFIYDKQFCERIAYRHPQSL